The nucleotide sequence CAGCTTCAGCCGACTCGCCGGTGTTAATCATCTTCTCCCACATCTGCTCTGCCTCAGTTTGCTGAGCTGAGCTACATattccaccaaaaaaaaaaaactcccactgGCATTCCTAACAAGGGAATCAAATGTGTGCAGCTGTTATCACTTTGCACAACTTTTGGTTGTGGTTCATTTTCTGGCTGCAGTTCAGCAGGAATACAATGCACTCATGTTCGGAAAGAGTCACAACTGAAATCGGGTCCTTTAATCCCCACAGTGTTTATCAAGACTTCCCTGAAGTTaatctctttttcaaaaaaaaaagtgattcagTTTCCTAATCCTTTAGTCTGAAATAGGTTTCCTCACAGAAGGAGAGTTTTAGTATAATTTATTCGTACAGGCAAAGATCCAATCATCCGTGTTGATTAATGAATTAGCCCTGATGGAGGGATCTCCTTGCTGCTGCACAAACACTGAGCTGGGAGCTCTCCATGGCTCCTTCCCTGGAGTTTTTTCATCAGAGGTCTTAAAGGTCtgatttttcctggaaagctctgcTAAAGCACTTGACCACATAAGGACAGGGAGCGCCAGCTCAGTTATGTAAACACGTACTGCAGAATAGCTCCTGTGATGTGTAATATCCCCCCCAACTCACCGACTATAAAGGCAAAGAAAACAGACCTGTGAATTCTCATTCTCTCAAAAGAGTCTTTCCATTTTTCTCCCTTAGCAGGAGGGGGACCGCAAATTTTTCAGGAGCGTCAGCTTCAGAAGTTACCAGATTTGTGCTTATCATATTTTCCAGTCTAAATTTTTCTTTGCATAGTTTGGTTGGTTGCATAGATTGCGACTTACACTCAGGAGCGACTTAtatgtgattatttttttgctattttccgTCTAACAACTGGTTGCCCTTTAACAGTTGTTTCCCAAAagcaaccactagagggcactatAGGTATGTGTGTCAGTGATTGATCCTGACagcaaaacagaagaagaagcgccgtCCAAAataaacatggaggagaatatgatttttttttcctactagtcgttgtgatctttactATGTTTTTGCGTCAAGGGATTTGTTGATGGGATTTGAACTTCAGGGACACCGTAGTTAATCCTTTAACGCCAATGATGTCACGGTGACACCTAacacaggttttgtttttgacataCTGTAAATCTTTAACCGTTCACATGATCACCGTGAATAAGATGATTCTGACTCAAAGAAAAGCATTGTTTCCTTCTGGCTTTGCACCGACATGCAACACATCACAAACGTAAAGCTGcggtgcaaagccgcttttctccgcaTCGATTACGTAAACACTTCACAAGTGcacagtgttgcatatcagcacaaagcagctctgcttcagAATTTGCTGGAATAACGATATTTACGTTAACAATTGAAAAGtcagtagtcaaaagaatgtaaacagtaGAGCTAAAGCTCCAAAGTTTAAGGATTTTAACAGAGTTTTTTCATCCTCTCCAAATGCCACCAGCATCGGGCAGGTGTGCACAGGGTTCGTGCGCACCGACCCAAACTAAATGATTCAGATGTACATTCtcatgaacaaaaacaatcattCTTGTTCGAGGTGTGTTACACTTGCACAGGAAGGAGACTTACAGAGTCGTGGAGATTATGTGtcgttgccccccccccccccccccccccatcccctgcCCATATCAGCAAGGCACTTGTGCAACCATGGATTTTCTTTGGGGCTCTGTTAAAAAATCCAGTCACACGTGCGACAAAGTTGGTCGCATTTTAGAGCGCagccttatgatatttttcttatttgcaatGAGACAGTgactattcttgtttttatttttccttcctcAGACTAATttgggacagcaagtcatcataCTGGGTTACAGAGACATAGAAGTACCCCTGAAAGCGCCTTTGTTTAGACGCAGCTCGTGCAGTAGGACCGTGAATATTTTTGGATAAGAGTCAAGCATCAAATTTGATGCACCTATTTTACAAACGGCATGAACACAGCAACACGCCAGGCTTGGTGGATTTGTTCAGAAGCGTtgcacttttctcccaaaagtgcattTCCTACTCCAGTGTAACTAATACTCCAGTGTGACCCATACTCCAGTGGGACCTATACTCTGGATAATACAGTATGCAGTTTTAGGTGGCCTTAAGTTGGGAGCAGCAGACAGATTAGACCCCTCATAACAAAAAGCTTTCAGGACAGTCCATTGTATGAGATCAACTTGTCATACTTGCCATCTGATGTCATGCTGCCCATTCTAAAGGCCCTACCAGCCTGATCTGACCTGAGTCAACCTTTCTGGGACTGAAGGTTTTAAACATGTGAGGATAATTTGGGgggaaatgtttatttatgtgcTGTTTGTCTTAAACTGGATAGTGTAGCTTTCTGCCAAGCCTTTGTTTGTTCTCATCTGTGAATGTGAATGGAACCACTGTTCTGCTCATGCTCTGCTGGGATCAAACTAACATGCCACACTCTTTCTTTTTCAGCATGACAGACTCTCAAGGTAAGCATCTGAGTCATCTGAACCATTCCTCTCAAAAATAATGAAGCTGTGTGGCGCATCGAGCACGAACCCCTTTTGACTTTCAGATACAACTCGAGTGGGGAGGGCGCGGCGGAGAAGGCGCTCGGCCGCACAGGCTCCTACACCAGGAGGGAGACGAGGCTGGCCTCTCTAAACAGACATGAGCAGGACTCCACTGCCAAAGACTATAAAAAGGTAGTAACTCATTCCTAACTTTAAACAACCACATTCCCCAATGAAAGATTCCGAGCTGCAGGACTTTTTGTATTCTGACTGTTATGTGCATGCAGCCTGATGCACTGTGTTCTTCTCAGCTCTGAGGTAATGGAAGAAGAATGAGAGTGTTGTCTTTGTGATCTTTGACTCCCGCCTTAAGCTTCTGTTTAatcaaaaactgtcaaaaatatgtttatagGTGCTTTGAAGCAGCTAGAAGTATAAAGAGCACAAATAAAACTACTGTTAGCATTATATATGCTTGGTGACAGAACAGTTATTTGAGCTTAAAACTACCTttcatgctacgttcacaccaagaATGTGACACGCGTTCAAGAACGCTCTCTAAGTTAGCcgatggtgttcacactgaacgaCCAAGATgggccttcttcttcttttctgtttccactGTTTCCTAGGACATGCCCTCCACCTACAGTAGGATGAGACTTAGTGTGAAATGTAAaaacggtgcaaatcttgtaaatcttgctccaggcagTAGACAATTAATAAAAGTGTCTACAATAAATTTTTGAGTCCATCAATATTAAACTCTGTCATGAAAAAACACCCCAAATCCCTAAACTTGTATAGGATTGataatgtaaaagtaaaatggcgtatacttatttagtgcttttctaccttcttcgaaggccaaaagcgctttacagtcacactcccattcacccatgcacacacattcgcacactggtggcggctcagCTGCCGAACTCTGGCattgcaaggcgggaatcaaacctgtaatcttacgatcatggatTGACCGCCCTacctgcaccacggccgccccaacaTGCCCCCCGTGTTTGGTCCTCccctgttcttctgcagcaatGGTACATTCCAGCCACTTGAAATTGGAAGTGGCCTGAACATGCATTGTCGCCCGTTTTGTTGCGTTTTGTTTTAGGCTGATAGtgaattttattgttgttttactgGTGCTCCAAATTTTACTtcaatttaattgaaaaaaaaatattaaaaagaaacaggtGTGTGGTTCATATTTGTTAAAGTATTAATatctgtttatttatatttaacacaTTGCCTGTTTTTGCACTTGTTTTTATGAATCTTCAAACATTAAATAGAACTATCAATATGtcaatttaaccctttaaatctAAAGAAATTGTAAAGGCTTGAATTGTACAAAACACTTAGCGTTGTATTCAGTACAATAGTAATAATTTAGAATCAGCAACCCAAATGATATGAATgcactctaaaataaaataaaattaaatttaactcaaaaaagtaaaatgatgcCAGAGGACAGGAGAGTGACCTCAGCATGAGTCATCTAGTTCTTGATTTTTTAAAGTAGCCTTATGTTGATTAAAATATGAGGGCTGATTATTCAGAtaattttaagtatttatttgttgactagttatattaataaaatatattttgctttCTAGATGTATGCAGATGCTTTGGAAGAGAATGAGAGGCTGAAGTCCAAGTTGCAGGACAGCAAACAAGAGTTGGTCAAGATTCGATCTCAGCTGGAGAGACTTACACAGGTATATTTGTCCAAGAAATCTCAGAGATGTAAAAAGGCAACTgactaaaaaaaggttttacagtTTTCCCTTACGAAATGTTATTTTGAGATCCTCaaacaaaagtcaacaaaagcaaatcataactgtttgcttttttttgttctaattaAATCCCAATATAAGCAGCTTTTCAAACATTCCCAAATAACCCAACTGCTCTGACTTCCAGAGACACGACAGGATATCAGAGAGATCTCCTCTTCTTGAATCGGAGAAAAGGGTGAGTGTGTTTAGCATTTTTAGGGTTTCATGTGATCATGCGCCAGCTGCACCATCAAGATGAATGACCCTCCAAATATTGTCCACGGTTTCTTTCTCCTCCGATTCTTCCCCCTGTTTCTGCCTTTTTGTGGCAGGAAAAGCAAGCTCTCGAGAAGCGAGTGTCAGACATGGAGGAGGAAATAAAGGTCAGTTCCTACACAAACAAATTAAGCGTTTGGTTCCCCCTCAGAAACAATGGGTGCATCGTTTACCTCACAGATGTTTGCTTTTCAGAGCATAGTGGAGGCACACGCCTCTCTGTCGCGCTACAGGTCGAAGCGCACACATACTGCCAGTTTTATTGTCAGGTGGGTTTAAAGTCAAAAGGAGAGAAGTTAGTCACGTTGTGCTGCCAGGCTACTTCCTGCCAAGCTGAGGAGGAGCCTCTTCTGCTGCTCCCCTGCTCCATTTATCCCTCTGTTGGGGTGAACATTGTGACCTAGTTCTACATGAATACCATCCAAAAGCATTAGACCTGCTTTGTGAGACATTCCTGTGCAAGTCCTGCTTCACAAGGACAAAGCTACAGAAAGTTTCAGGCCTGGACGCCCCGTTTTATATGATTAAAACACTGCAATTTCATTTGAATGCTTTTGCAGGAATTAGAAACATTCGCATGGTTGAGATAAAGGAAGGTTTATTGGTAGAAAGTGACAGGGACACTGAAAAGCTCAAGTTTGACTTCCGTGTTGTGACGGTTCCCCTCAGCCGGATGCCCCACTGAGGTTTCGCTGTGGGTACCAGCCCTGAGAGCATGCTGTGTCGGGGGGAAAGGGGGATGGTGAGTGGTCTCAGTGGCACAGAGGAAGAAACCGACCTGCCTGTCACCTCACGTGTTTTCATTTTCTAGCGGAGATCAGGCATGCTGACAcgtgtggactttcaacaagacTGCCTTGCACTTTTTCTCACAAAGTTGAGTGTCCAGGTGGAAGAACTTGCAGATTCTctgctaaaaacaaaactctaGTTGTTTTTGAACTGGGAAATAGCATGAACATATAAAATGTAACCCATAATCATGCAAATAACGTCGACATATAATGTGTTATAGATACACTGgccaaaaatataaaagcaacacttttgttattgctcccattttttatggtatgaactcaaagatgtgaaacattttccacatacacaaaataaccaattctctgaaatattgttcacaaatctgtctaaatctgtgatagtgagcacttctcctttgccaagacaatccatcccacctcacaggtgtgccataccAATATGCTGATTAGAAACCATGATTATTGCataggtgtgccttagactggccacaagaaaaggccactctgaaatccacagttgtatcacacagcacaatgccacagatgtcgcaagttttgagggagtgtgcaattggcatgctgatagcaggaatgtccaccagagctgttgctagggaattgaatgtccatttctccatcataagccgtctccaaaggcgtttctgagaatttggcagcacatccaaccgacttcacaaccgcagaccatgtgtaaccacaccagcccaagacctccacatccagcatgtccacctccaagatcgtctgagaccagccactcggacagctgctcaAACAAACGGTTTgtataaccacagaatttctgcacaaactgtctcagggaagctcatctgcatgctctcGACCttactccagttcgtcgtcgtaaccgacttgagtgggcaaatgctcacatgcaatggcgtctggcacgttggagagatggcagacagcgtgtctggcctcgtgtgggtgagcggttttctaaTGTCAATGTtatggatcgagtagcccatggtggtggtggggttacgGTATGGACAGGCATACTGTATGTTATGGGCgacgaacacaggtgcatttcattgatggcattttgaatgcacagagataccgtgacgagatcctggggcccattgttgtgccggacatccaacaacatcacctcatgttgcagcatgataatgcacggccccatatTGCAAgaatctgtacacaattcttggaagcttaaaacatcccagttcttgtatggccagcatactcaccggacatgtcacccattgagcatgtctgggatgctctggatcggcgtatacaacagcgtgttccagttcctgccaatatccagcaacttcgcacagccattgaagaagagtggaccaacataccacaggccacaatagacaacctgatcaacttcAGCACTTCATCtagctcctccccctgcaaaagagtgcagacgcttttttccctgctcctgctgcttcctgctttatttgctttttaatcatttaattaatcatttttaatcattttacttcttccacacatcctggaatatcagactggtcatccttttttgtgacttctacctatacaaatcaatatttttgacaagccagcgacatgtccggaagaggaagaaaaacaaactcccactgtgaacgctgtcggatctaccaacaagaaataaaagagctacaaacacggatatttactttggaaactgaaaatggacttcacaagacccttccagtaacatcgggtggtaagaagcccGCTCTTACCACAAAcgagaagaataacagtgacatagacctgagtgatgttgtgtcctttccaaaactttgtgcggaggaactctgtgttaagccaaagcgtaaagatgacagaacatccgaaataaagctcacaaacagatttttacccctaacacaatgtgatattgaagaacacagtgaaattggaccacagagaaggagtcataatgttggaaacaaagcacaggcagaaagaaaatctgtgccaaacgtcaaggtcagagatacgctgctgcttggagatggcgctatcagtggagtcagccacagaagaatgcaaactttatgttgcccaagttctactgttccagtgattacaggactcttatctaaagtcttgtaccaaggagttaaacgaataatcatccatgtaggtgctgtcgatatcagaaaagaacagtccgaacgtttgaaaaaagacttcatcaagttatttgaagagattgacaaagtagaggttgaagcattcatcagcggacctcttcctaacatcgatggggtgtcactcaagttcagccgtctgtttcagctgaacaattggctctccagagagtgtgcttccagaggattgcattacattgagaacttcaatacattctggaagcgaaaggaccttttcatgggaagaggcccacacctgaacagaggtggagcaagagagttagtgaagaacctcctccacgctctggggcatagaggccaaggccctgaaaaggcagtaaggaaggaccgagccagtgtcccaggaaccacagcacaacggcaacaacaactacctccaccaacaccggtcaatgacttggatccggcagcaccagcaccacaaccacctccatctaaggactcagctccaccagcattacagcaaccacctccatctaaggactcacctgcaccagcaccacaacaactaccgccagctaaggacccagctgcagaaccacaacaacaaccaccagatttggccccagaaattccaccatctgaccagctgtgggcgccccctgctacgtctactcccagtgaagactcactttccttttcgtcccccccactttcacccatggccctacctagccattttgatagcctcatcaagtcaggaattaagatggctcccctaacacctgtgagcctcacaccacacaggagctctcctacccctccagcgccccctcctcatccttcacccaaagtccctccaacacagccttcatccaaaccccctccaacacgccccctccgtcgttcacccaaatcccgtccagctcccactcctcccggtccatcacccaaactaccctcaactcaacctctcctgcgcgcctctagacgtgctattccccggagctaggatgaaacgggcccccagtgtcctaggaaaggttatgtcaaactggggccctgtgatgaacagcttccttctggtgctatacctgtagttgcaccacgtagaatgcaaaaaagggcagttagactgtccaatcaaagaaatctagttcacatcccttgcaagaaggttttgaccagtcccaaggaaactaatctcaaacttgctgcactcaatgtcagatctttatgcaacaaatcatttttaatcaataatcttatctcttcttttaatcttgattttatgtttttaactgaaacatggcttgacaaaaacacaggaaacatagttctagtcgaatcaactccccccaactacaaacatgaatcggaaatacgagaaaataaaaagggtggaggcgtttctgcactgtttagagataatattgcaacccgcagactatcatttggtgtgttttcatcatttgagtatgtgtcctttaagattgagttaaaacaaactcctcccttactctgcatagttatgtacaaacctcctcagcacagccaaagttttattgatgatttcactgaaatgctctcagttgtgtgcacagactttgatggtctagtcattacaggtgattttaatgttcatgttgataatgtcaatgacagaaatgcaaaagagctcaatgctgtccttgaaacctttggtctaattcagcatgtgagttgccccacccacagcagagggcacactctggacctgctcatcacaaggggggttactatttacaatgtcagtgtggttgatgtcgccctctctgatcatttctgtgtattctttgacctgtctgttgctcccaaaccaccgcctggccctgcagttgtccaaaggagacaaataaatgagagcactagggcacagtttgtagaaatgataaaccctgaaaacgtctctggtgccaatgttgatgaaatgctgaattctgttacttctagcatcttgaatgttctggatgccattgcccctatgaaagttcaattgagaaaacatagacagaaagctccctggaggaatgatgatctagtcagggcacagaaacaacagtgccgcagagccgagcgaaagtggcgcaagtcaaaactccaggttcattatggaatatataagggggagttgtacgcttacaaccagatcttatgcagaacaagggaaaggtacttctctgaaataattggaagttgcagcagcaactctcgtatcctgttcacaacagttaacagattaactaaccccccaacccagctaccaatagaattggtttgtacacctaaatgtaatgagtttgctgtatttttcaatgacaaggttcagggcattaaaaaagccatcaactccacaacacatataactatcgaacggccacctactcactctaagctgactcactttatacctgtcactgaccaaactgtccaagagaccatcacccgtctgagctcgtctacatgctgccttgatgtgttacccactagatttctaaagtctgtcttgaacagtgtgttgccatcaattactcaaatagttaacatgtctcttcaatctggaatatttccagaggccttaaaaactgcagtcattaaacccctcctgaaaaagagcggtcttgatcccactgtactgaataattacagacctatctctaatctgccatttttaggaaaagtccttgaaaaagttgtctaccaacagctcactgactttctcttattaaacaattcgtttgatgttttccagtcaggttttagaccccatcatagcacagaaactgctcttatcaaggtaaccaatgacatccgcctgaacactgatgatggaaaagtctctgtcttaatcctgctagacctgagcgctgcctttgatactgttgatcatgggatccttttgcacagactccaagactgggttggcatctctggatctgccctaagttggctcaagtcttatctggaagacaggaaatattttgttgaaattgggagttgtgtctcagactacatgggcttgaattgtggtgtgccccagggatcgatcctgggaccccttctgttcaacctctacatgctgccactagggcagttaatacgcagtaataacatatcttatcacaactatgcagatgatactcagatctatgtgtcactgacaacaggtgaatatgggccagtggattctctcaaccactgcctccaacagatcagcgcgtggatgcagaacaactttctccagctaaactcagacaagaccgaagttattgtttttggcccacagaaacaaagagaaattgtcagcagctaccttcattctctgtctctcaaaccctcaaatcaagtcagaaatctaggggtaatcatggactctgacctgaactttaacagccatatcaagtcagtaacatcagcggcattttaccacctgaaaaacattgccaaaatcaaaaacataatctcaaagcgagacctggagatacttatccatgcatttgtctccagtaggttagactactgtaacggcctgctcaccggcctctccaaacgagctgtaaaacagcttcagtacatccagaatgctgctgctcgagtcctgaccaaaaccaggaagtatgatcacattagtcctgtgctcaggtctttgcactggctccctgtacctcaaagaatagacttcaaagcagctctgcttgtgtacaagtctctccatggccgagcaccaaagtacatctctgacatgttagtgccatatgaaccatctcgtactctgaggacctcagggaccggcctcctgttgattcccagagtcagaactaaacaaggggaatcagcgtttcaatattctgcagctaaaatctggaacagcctccctgaaggcgtaagacaggcctcttctgtgttcatgttcaaatctagacttaaaacatttctgtttagccgtgtatatgactgaaaggtcctatctgcacctttctttccttcctttctttttaaatctttttttttttcttccttttcttttaaagtaaattttatgttgattatttctatgatgtattgtgattttaatgcacttttctgttttgtgaagcac is from Oryzias latipes chromosome 7, ASM223467v1 and encodes:
- the LOC101165234 gene encoding protein phosphatase 1 regulatory subunit 12A isoform X4, giving the protein MSSYYQRSRDLTRTRKSVTDSPPSSPSYTDKNYRHDRLSRYNSSGEGAAEKALGRTGSYTRRETRLASLNRHEQDSTAKDYKKMYADALEENERLKSKLQDSKQELVKIRSQLERLTQRHDRISERSPLLESEKREKQALEKRVSDMEEEIKPDAPLRFRCGYQP
- the LOC101165234 gene encoding protein phosphatase 1 regulatory subunit 12B isoform X2 — encoded protein: MSSYYQRSRDLTRTRKSVTDSPPSSPSYTDKNYRHDRLSRYNSSGEGAAEKALGRTGSYTRRETRLASLNRHEQDSTAKDYKKMYADALEENERLKSKLQDSKQELVKIRSQLERLTQRHDRISERSPLLESEKREKQALEKRVSDMEEEIKILTELKSDNQRLKDENGALIRVISKLSK
- the LOC101165234 gene encoding protein phosphatase 1 regulatory subunit 12A isoform X3, whose amino-acid sequence is MSSYYQRSRDLTRTRKSVTDSPPSSPSYTDKNYRHDRLSRYNSSGEGAAEKALGRTGSYTRRETRLASLNRHEQDSTAKDYKKMYADALEENERLKSKLQDSKQELVKIRSQLERLTQRHDRISERSPLLESEKREKQALEKRVSDMEEEIKSIVEAHASLSRYRSKRTHTASFIVRWV
- the LOC101165234 gene encoding protein phosphatase 1 regulatory subunit 12A isoform X1 — translated: MSSYYQRSRDLTRTRKSVTDSPPSSPSYTDKNYRHDRLSRYNSSGEGAAEKALGRTGSYTRRETRLASLNRHEQDSTAKDYKKMYADALEENERLKSKLQDSKQELVKIRSQLERLTQRHDRISERSPLLESEKREKQALEKRVSDMEEEIKAFPALAQVQSLRRMNERLLAENRAMLRVLARLSETASMPETEDL